The segment GCCGCAAAAAATCTATTCCGAATGGAACGACCCCCAGGACCGCACCAACGTGTTCCGCCTGTGACCTGGCATCACGCCAGGGACCGGGGCCCTCTTTTACGACCCCGGTGTCGGCACCAACCCGCTCACCCGCCTGCGGGGCGGCCTGTTCGGCTATGGCCTGAGCCGCAACCTGCGTCAGGGCTATGACTGGCTGGCCCGGCATTATGCCGACGGGGACCGCATCTTCATCTTCGGGTTCAGCCGGGGCGCATACACGGCCCGCAGCCTGGTGGGCCTGATCCGCAAATGCGGCCTGTTGCGCGTGTCCACCCCGGATCTGCTGGCCCGGGCTGAAACCATCTACAGAGACAAACAGATTGCCCCGGAAGACCCGGCAGCCCGCACGTTCCGGGACCGGTTCAGCCGTCTTGTCTCCATCCACATGATCGGGGTCTGGGACACGGTGGGGGCCCTGGGCATCCCCGGACCCAGATCTCGGAAAAGGCAGATACGCCTGGCACGACACCCAGCTGTCCGGCATTGTCCGCCACGCCTGCCAGGCCATGGCCCTGGACGAACACCGAAGCCCTATGACGTGTGCTGTGGACCCTCCACAGGCCGCAATCATCCCAGATCGATGTGGAACAGCGCTGGTTCACAGGTGCCCACGCCAATGTGGGCGGCGGATACGGGGACGACCCCCTGGCAGACCTGCCCCTGGCCTGGATCCAGAAAAAAGCCCTGGCCGCCGGCCTGGACCTGACTCCCTGCATCCCGCCGGCGGACCAGGCCCTGACCACAGCCCCCAGAGACTCGTTTGCCGAATTTTTAGGCGGAACCTACCAATGGTTCGCCAGACGGTTCAAACCCAACAACGGCCGCCATATCCGTAAATACGACACGGACCCGGACGGCAACCCGGCCATCAACGTCACAGTGGACCCTTCCGTGTGGGAGCGGTGGCACCGGGACCCGGCTTACCGGCCCCTGACACTGGTAAACAAAGGACTGAGCCCTTCAACCCCAAAACCTAAAACCCAAACCCCATGAACCTACTCATCACCGGCGCAGCCGGCTTCATCGGCTCCAACCTGGTCGAAGCCCTGCTCAAACAAAACCATACCGTGACCGGCCTGGACAATTTCTCCACCGGCCACCAGCGCAACCTGGACGAAGTTCAGACCCTGGTCACCCCGGCCCAGTGGGCCAACTTCACCTTCATCGAGGGGGACATCCGGGACCTGCCCACCTGCACCCGTGCCTGCGCCGGCATGGATGTGGTCCTGCACCAGGCGGCCCTGGGCAGCGTGCCCCGGTCCCTGGCCGACCCCATCACCACCAATGAAAACAACATCACCGGGTTCCTCAACATCCTGACCGCAGCCCGGGATGCCGGGGTCAACCGCCTGGTATATGCCGCCTCCAGCTCCACCTATGGGGACCACCCCGGCCTGCCCAAAAAAGAAGCTGTTATCGGCAGCCCCCTGTCCCCCTATGCCGTGACCAAGTATGTCAACGAACTCTACGCCGATGTATTTGCCCGGTGCTACGGGTTCCCCAGCATCGGCCTGCGCTACTTCAACATTTTCGGCCGCCGCCAGGACCCGGACGGGGCCTATGCCGCCGTGATCCCCAAATGGATCAAAGCTATGATCCACAACGAGCCGGTTTACATCAACGGGGACGGCGAGACCAGCCGGGACTTCTGCTACATTGAGAACGCGGTCCAGGCAAACCTCCTGGCCGCCTTCACCCAAAACCCGGAAGCTCTCAATCAGGTCTACAACGTGGCCGTGGGCGAACGCACCACCTTGAACCAGCTCTACGACACAAGGAAAACCCTGCTGGTCCCGGGCCACCCGCACCTGGCTGCGGCCAAACCCGAATACCGCGATTTCCGCCCCGGAGACGTCCGCCATTCTCTGGCTGACATCACCAAAGCCGGAACCCTGATGGGTTACGCCCCCACACACCGGATCGGGCAGGGCCTAACCGAAGCCATGACCTGGTATGAAGAAAAAAGTTAGGGGTCAGGCTTTCTCCCGGTTTGATATTTGAACAAAACCGGGTTATATTCAAAACACCAGCGCATTATCGTATTTTAAAGTGCAGAGTCTAAAACACAAAGACAAGGATTTTAATTATGGCGGCAACCGCGCAAAAAATATATGAAAAAGCGTTGAAGTTACCGGAACCGCTTGCAAAAGAAATCTTGGATTTTATTGGGTATATTGAAATGAAACATGGTTTGGAAGATACATGGACGGATGAATTGAAAAAAGCGCAGGAACCTGTAATGGACCAAGTCTGGAGCAGCAGCGAAGATGACGTCTGGAATGACTTGTAATCCCGGAGATATTGTCGGTCTGCCATTTCCATTTTCCGATTTGGCAAGCCGAAAAAAACGTCCTGTCCTTGTCCTGACTCAGGCAGATTATCGAGGGGATTTTATGGGTTTGGCCATTACCTCTGTTTTGACAGAGGATAATGCGGTAAGCATTGAATCCCTTGACATGAGAGATGGATTTCTGCCCAAGAAAAGCTGGGTCCGGTATGATAAAATTTTTACCTTAAGCACATCGACTGTGGTAAGGCGCTATGGGGCAGTCAAAGAGGATGTGTTTTCAGAGATAATCAACAACCTTTGTCAATATGTCGGCTGCAACGACTTCAAAATTTAACCCCCAGCACACAATACCCCCCCCCCAATAACAACAATAAGGCAAGCCTGACCCCCTTATGGAAAAAATAGCGATTATCGGCCTCGGCTATGTCGGCCTCCCCCTGGCCCGGCTCTTTGCCACCCGCTACCCCGTGGTGGGATACGACATCAACCAGACCCGCGTCACCGAACTGATGTCCGGCCACGACGCCACCCTGGAAGTGGAAGATGAGATCCTGCAGCAGGTCCTGGTCCACCAGGCCCCAGGCCCCCAGGCCCCGCCCAGCCCCGGCCTGTTCTGCACCACCGGCCTGGATGACATCAGACACTGCACCGTTTACATCATCACCGTCCCCACCCCCATCGACAAAAACAACCGCCCGGACCTGACGCCCCTGATCCGGGCCTCTGAGACCGTGGGCAACGTCATCTCCAAAGGGGACATCATCATTTATGAAAGCACGGTTTACCCCGGTGCCACCGAAGAAGACTGCATCCCGGTGGTGGAAAAAACCTCCGGCCTGACCTTTAACACCGACTTTTTTGCCGGCTACTCGCCTGAACGCATCAACCCGGGCGACAAAGAACACACGGTGGAGCACATCAAAAAGGTCACCTCCGGTTCCACCCCGGAAGCGGGCCAAAAAGTCGATGCCCTGTACCGCTCGGTCATCACGGCCGGCACCCACCTGGCCCCCACCATCAAGGTGGCGGAAGCCGCCAAGGTCATTGAAAACTCCCAGCGGGACATCAACATCGCCTTTGTCAACGAGCTGGCCAAAATTTTCAACCGCATGGACATCGACACCCATGCCGTGCTCCAGGCCGCCGGCACCAAATGGAACTTCCTGCCGTTCAAGCCGGGCCTTGTGGGCGGCCACTGCATCGGCGTGGACCCCTATTACCTGGCCCAGAAAGCCCAGGAAGTCGGCTACCACCCCGAAATCATCCTGGCCGGCCGCCGCATGAACGACAGCATGGGCGCCTACGTGGCCTCGGAAGTGGTCAAGCTCATGATCAAAAAAGGCATCCCGGTCAAGGGCGCCACCGCCCTGATGCTGGGCATCACGTTCAAGGAAAACTGCCCGGACATCCGCAACACCCGGGCCATTGACATCGTTCACGAACTGGCTGACTTCGGCATGACCGTGGACGTGTACGACCCCTGGGCTTCCCCGTCCGAAGTCATGCACGAATACGGCATCCAGAACATGATCCAGAGCCCGGAAAACAGCGGCTACAGCGCCATCATCCTGGCCGTGGCCCACAGACAGTTCCTGGAAATCGACCTGAACGCGCACAAACAAACCGGCACCCTCATCTACGATGTCAAAGGCATTCTGGACAAATCCCTCACTGATGGACGCTTATAACTCAGCTCTGACCACGAATTCCATGAACTTACTTATCACAGGTGGCGCCGGCTTTATCGGTACAAATTTTGTTTACTACTGGATTGAAAAATATCCACAGGATCACATTGTTGTCCTTGATGCACTGACCTATGCCGGCAACCGGGACAACCTGGAACGGGCAGACAACCATCCCGGATTCACGTTCATCCACGGCAACATTCTGGATCAGCCCCTGGTGGAAAATCTCCTGGTGTCCCACCACATCGACACCATTGTCCACTTTGCGGCGGAATCCCACGTGGACCGCTCCATCCAGGGTCCGGACGCCTTCATCGAAACCAACATCGTGGGCACCCACACCCTGCTCAAGGCGGCCCGCAACATCTGGCTGGACAAAGACCCCCGGCCCGGCCACCGGTTCCACCACATCTCCACAGACGAGGTTTACGGCACCCTGAAGTCCGATGACCCGCCGTTTTCGGAAACCACGCCCTATGCCCCCAACTCCCCCTATGCCGCCAGCAAAGCCGCCTCCGACCACCTGGTCCGGGCGTACCACAAAACCTACGGCCTGAACACCACCATCAGCAACTGCTCCAACAACTACGGCCCGTTCCAGTTTACCGAAAAACTGATCCCGCTCATGATCACCAACATCCTGGCCGGCAAACCCATCCCCGTGTATGGCGACGGCCGGCAGATCCGGGACTGGCTGTACGTGGACGACCACAACCGCGGCATTGACCTGATCCTGAAAAAAGGCACTCCCGGCCAAGTGTACAACATCGGCGGCAGCAACGAACAGATCAATCTGGACATCGTTCACCAGGTGTGTGACCGGGTCCTTCACACATTTGAGCAAAACAAGACCCTGGCCCGGACATATCCGGACTGCCCATGTTCCAAAGGCATCCACCCCAACACCCTGATCACCCATGTCACGGACCGCCCCGGCCATGACCGCCGCTACGCCATCGATGCCGCCAAAATACAAACGGAACTCGGCTTCACCCCCAAAGAAACCTTTGAATCCGGCTTCCAAAAAACCCTCAACTGGTACTTAACCCAACCCCCCAAAACCTAAAATCCAAAACCCAATACCTATGTTATGAAAGCAATCATCCTCGCCGGCGGCTCCGGCACCCGTCTCTACCCCCTCACCATCGCAGGTTCCAAACAGCTCCTGCCGGTGTATGACAAGCCCATGATCTACTACCCCCTGTCGGTCCTGATGCTGGCCGGAATCCGGGATATTCTGCTGATCTCTGATCCTGAGGACCTGCCCCGGTTTCAGAAACTGCTCAAGGACGGCTCCCAGTGGGGGATTTCCATCTCCTATGCGGAACAGCCCAAACCCGAAGGACTAGCCCAGTCGTTCATTCTGGGAGAATCGTTTATCGGATCTGATTCCGTGTGCCTGATTCTCGGGGACAACCTGTTTTACGGCCAGGGGTTCCAGCCCATGCTTCAAAAATGCACCCAGCTCACCAAGGGCGGGATTGTGTTCGGCTACTGGGTCAATGACCCGTCGCGGTATGGGGTGGTGGATTTTGATGAAACCGGCCGGGTGCTGAGCATCGTGGAAAAGCCTGCCCATCCCAAATCCAATTTTGCCGTGCCCGGGCTTTATTTTTATGACAATGACGTGGTGGAGATTGCCCATTCAGTGAAGCCGTCCCTCAGAGGGGAGTTTGAAATCACGGATATCAACAATGTGTATCTGGCCCGGGGCACGCTCAAAGTGCAGTTGCTGGGCCGCGGGTTTGCCTGGCTGGACACCGGCACCCATCAATCCCTCCTGGAAGCCGGCACCTTTATCGAAACCATTGAAAAACGCCAGGGGCTCAAGGTGGGGTGTGTGGAGGAAGTGGCCCTGCGCAAGGGCTATATCACCATAGAACAGCTGGAAAAACTGGCAGCCCCGCTTTTGAAAAACGGATATGGGAAATATCTGATGCAGCTGGGGAAGAGTTCATCAGTGGATAGGATTCTTAATCCATTATGATCAGCAAATTATCCGTCAATGCTCAAACGAATGTTCGAGGCCATCATGACAGTGGAGATGGGAATGATAAAATCAAGTAAAGGCGTAGTCCATTTTCCTTTTGGCGGCTCTTTGTTGGCAGTTAGCAAAGGTTAAAAGCAGTGATATACTATATCTACATATTTTTTACCATCATCTTAACGTGCTATGGGCAGCTGGTTTTGAAATGGCGCATCCCCATGCATGGAGCCCTTCCGGATTCTTTCTGGCCGAAACTGTTCCACCTTTTTTCGCTCTTTTTCGATCCATTCATACTCTCCAGTTTTGTAGCAGCGTTTATGGCAGCCCTGTGCTATATGGCTGCATTATCAAAATTGCCTTTGAGCCATGCCTATCCCTTTATGGGCATCACTTTTGGAATCGTTCTTCTGGGCAGCGCTCTGCTTTTCAATGAACCATTGAACGGGTATAAGGTTGCAGGTGTGTTGTTGATTATTGCCGGAATTGCAGTTGGAAGTCAGGGCGCCTGAAACATACCGGAGGAAAATGCAGAAAAAAATAGCCATACTTCAATCAAATTATATTCCATGGAAAGGGTATTTTGACCTTATCGCAGCTGTGGATGAGTTTATTTTATATGATGATATGCAGTACACACGCCGGGACTGGCGGAACCGGAACAAAATCAAGACACCCCAGGGTACTACGTGGCTGACCGTTCCTGTCAAAGTGAAAGGCAAGTATCATCAGGCTATCCGTGAAACGGAGATCGATGGGACTGACTGGGCCGAATCACATTGGAAAACGTTAAGGCAGCATTATCGGCGTGCATCATATTATGATGAGGTGTCTGTAATCTTGGAACCATTCTATAGGCAGAATAGCTCCAGCCATTTGTCTGATTTGAATCGGACCCTGATTGAAGTGGTGTGCAGATACCTGGGGATCACGACCA is part of the Desulfotignum phosphitoxidans DSM 13687 genome and harbors:
- a CDS encoding type II toxin-antitoxin system PemK/MazF family toxin, giving the protein MTSGMTCNPGDIVGLPFPFSDLASRKKRPVLVLTQADYRGDFMGLAITSVLTEDNAVSIESLDMRDGFLPKKSWVRYDKIFTLSTSTVVRRYGAVKEDVFSEIINNLCQYVGCNDFKI
- a CDS encoding phospholipase effector Tle1 domain-containing protein, giving the protein MLWTLHRPQSSQIDVEQRWFTGAHANVGGGYGDDPLADLPLAWIQKKALAAGLDLTPCIPPADQALTTAPRDSFAEFLGGTYQWFARRFKPNNGRHIRKYDTDPDGNPAINVTVDPSVWERWHRDPAYRPLTLVNKGLSPSTPKPKTQTP
- a CDS encoding WbqC family protein, with protein sequence MQKKIAILQSNYIPWKGYFDLIAAVDEFILYDDMQYTRRDWRNRNKIKTPQGTTWLTVPVKVKGKYHQAIRETEIDGTDWAESHWKTLRQHYRRASYYDEVSVILEPFYRQNSSSHLSDLNRTLIEVVCRYLGITTKISNSWDYQLIEGKTERIVDLCLQTGGTEYVSGPSAQGYIQEEVFKEYGIVLSWFDYDGYPEYPQLWGEFVHGVTILDLLFNCGKESPKYMRFVK
- a CDS encoding nucleotide sugar dehydrogenase, coding for MEKIAIIGLGYVGLPLARLFATRYPVVGYDINQTRVTELMSGHDATLEVEDEILQQVLVHQAPGPQAPPSPGLFCTTGLDDIRHCTVYIITVPTPIDKNNRPDLTPLIRASETVGNVISKGDIIIYESTVYPGATEEDCIPVVEKTSGLTFNTDFFAGYSPERINPGDKEHTVEHIKKVTSGSTPEAGQKVDALYRSVITAGTHLAPTIKVAEAAKVIENSQRDINIAFVNELAKIFNRMDIDTHAVLQAAGTKWNFLPFKPGLVGGHCIGVDPYYLAQKAQEVGYHPEIILAGRRMNDSMGAYVASEVVKLMIKKGIPVKGATALMLGITFKENCPDIRNTRAIDIVHELADFGMTVDVYDPWASPSEVMHEYGIQNMIQSPENSGYSAIILAVAHRQFLEIDLNAHKQTGTLIYDVKGILDKSLTDGRL
- the rfbB gene encoding dTDP-glucose 4,6-dehydratase, encoding MNLLITGGAGFIGTNFVYYWIEKYPQDHIVVLDALTYAGNRDNLERADNHPGFTFIHGNILDQPLVENLLVSHHIDTIVHFAAESHVDRSIQGPDAFIETNIVGTHTLLKAARNIWLDKDPRPGHRFHHISTDEVYGTLKSDDPPFSETTPYAPNSPYAASKAASDHLVRAYHKTYGLNTTISNCSNNYGPFQFTEKLIPLMITNILAGKPIPVYGDGRQIRDWLYVDDHNRGIDLILKKGTPGQVYNIGGSNEQINLDIVHQVCDRVLHTFEQNKTLARTYPDCPCSKGIHPNTLITHVTDRPGHDRRYAIDAAKIQTELGFTPKETFESGFQKTLNWYLTQPPKT
- a CDS encoding EamA family transporter, with product MKWRIPMHGALPDSFWPKLFHLFSLFFDPFILSSFVAAFMAALCYMAALSKLPLSHAYPFMGITFGIVLLGSALLFNEPLNGYKVAGVLLIIAGIAVGSQGA
- a CDS encoding SDR family oxidoreductase — translated: MNLLITGAAGFIGSNLVEALLKQNHTVTGLDNFSTGHQRNLDEVQTLVTPAQWANFTFIEGDIRDLPTCTRACAGMDVVLHQAALGSVPRSLADPITTNENNITGFLNILTAARDAGVNRLVYAASSSTYGDHPGLPKKEAVIGSPLSPYAVTKYVNELYADVFARCYGFPSIGLRYFNIFGRRQDPDGAYAAVIPKWIKAMIHNEPVYINGDGETSRDFCYIENAVQANLLAAFTQNPEALNQVYNVAVGERTTLNQLYDTRKTLLVPGHPHLAAAKPEYRDFRPGDVRHSLADITKAGTLMGYAPTHRIGQGLTEAMTWYEEKS
- the rfbA gene encoding glucose-1-phosphate thymidylyltransferase RfbA; the encoded protein is MKAIILAGGSGTRLYPLTIAGSKQLLPVYDKPMIYYPLSVLMLAGIRDILLISDPEDLPRFQKLLKDGSQWGISISYAEQPKPEGLAQSFILGESFIGSDSVCLILGDNLFYGQGFQPMLQKCTQLTKGGIVFGYWVNDPSRYGVVDFDETGRVLSIVEKPAHPKSNFAVPGLYFYDNDVVEIAHSVKPSLRGEFEITDINNVYLARGTLKVQLLGRGFAWLDTGTHQSLLEAGTFIETIEKRQGLKVGCVEEVALRKGYITIEQLEKLAAPLLKNGYGKYLMQLGKSSSVDRILNPL